In one Streptomyces venezuelae genomic region, the following are encoded:
- a CDS encoding PP2C family protein-serine/threonine phosphatase → MTRETVRTLAALRHTVRSIALGHRLPADERARLVQSLSEVAAPVLGGGRPVTLLSGRGTDEDGERRLTLALRLPRQASGTEPATDPLPHGAQARPDGTVVWNLPLPDGQATSRPAALRAAAVRHDDADVALLEEELRAALARADALADEHRRLKDELAETNSGVLALYVQLEERDEQLRTAHGRTLRALEDALRPRPLHVAGLELAVHYAPASDEAPTGGDLYDWFTLPDGTVHITVVDALGHGIASTRTALTVTHAVRTLALEGHPLESIVARTDSILAPFDQSVMATLQLARLNPADGRLDLANGSHPPALLAHGDGTATYLEVRGRGIGFPLPGSERVLSTTLGPDDVLLLYTDGLTESRRDPVEGEARLKGALCRHRDEPTERIPGLVAEELVSEVLHQDDTLAIAVRRTGPDPRSPKLPEPPE, encoded by the coding sequence ATGACCCGCGAAACCGTCCGTACGCTCGCGGCGCTGCGGCACACCGTACGAAGCATCGCCCTCGGACACCGCCTGCCCGCCGACGAGAGGGCCCGCCTGGTCCAGTCCCTCAGCGAAGTCGCCGCCCCCGTCCTCGGCGGCGGCCGCCCCGTCACGCTGCTGAGCGGACGCGGCACCGACGAGGACGGCGAGCGCCGGCTGACCCTCGCCCTGCGCCTGCCCCGCCAGGCCTCGGGCACGGAACCGGCGACGGACCCCCTGCCGCACGGCGCACAGGCCAGGCCCGACGGGACGGTCGTGTGGAACCTCCCGCTGCCCGACGGACAGGCCACGAGCCGGCCCGCGGCCCTGCGCGCGGCGGCGGTGCGGCACGACGACGCCGATGTCGCCCTCCTGGAGGAGGAGCTCCGCGCGGCGCTGGCCCGCGCCGACGCGCTCGCCGACGAGCACCGCAGGCTCAAGGACGAACTGGCCGAGACGAACAGCGGCGTCCTGGCCCTGTACGTACAGCTCGAAGAGCGTGACGAGCAGCTGCGCACGGCGCACGGCCGCACCCTGCGCGCCCTGGAGGACGCCCTGCGCCCGAGGCCCCTGCACGTCGCGGGCCTCGAACTCGCGGTGCACTACGCGCCCGCCAGCGACGAGGCCCCGACCGGCGGCGACCTGTACGACTGGTTCACCCTGCCGGACGGCACGGTCCACATCACCGTCGTCGACGCGCTCGGGCACGGCATCGCCAGCACCCGCACCGCGCTGACCGTCACCCACGCGGTGCGCACCCTCGCCCTCGAAGGCCACCCGCTGGAGAGCATCGTGGCCCGCACCGACAGCATCCTCGCGCCCTTCGACCAGAGCGTCATGGCGACCCTGCAGCTGGCCCGCCTGAACCCGGCCGACGGCCGCCTCGACCTGGCCAACGGCAGCCACCCGCCGGCCCTCCTCGCCCACGGCGACGGCACCGCGACCTATCTGGAGGTACGAGGGCGCGGCATCGGCTTCCCCCTGCCCGGCAGCGAACGCGTGCTGTCCACGACGCTCGGGCCCGACGACGTGCTGCTCCTCTACACCGACGGCCTCACCGAGAGCCGCAGGGACCCGGTCGAGGGTGAGGCGCGGCTCAAGGGCGCCCTGTGCCGCCATCGCGACGAGCCGACCGAACGCATCCCGGGCCTGGTCGCGGAGGAGCTGGTCAGCGAGGTGCTCCACCAGGACGACACCCTCGCGATCGCCGTGCGGCGCACCGGACCGGACCCGCGGTCGCCGAAGCTTCCGGAGCCTCCGGAGTAG
- a CDS encoding SpoIIE family protein phosphatase — translation MNTGSTVRTLHIAIDHPSAVQSAAGQARSLAIACEMPGALPDQAAVLASELASNIIKHARNGSLFVQRSPLVGGMDVVAVDSGPGMPDIGMSLRDGYSTTKTMGAGLGAARRIATDFAIRSTAELGTLAHARLAPPGAARSAGATGALCLPADGEDASGDGYAVAEQDGIRTALVIDGLGHGPEAAAATQRAERTFLAHPHAPLAEIMTALHKALRHTRGAAVAALRVAPGRAEYCGVGNVRAVTLTSEGVNHQLTGQAGIVGYTLPTPRSRFVDLTPHTSVVLHTDGIDHRWAYAATTARLTLPPALLAASLAHTHRRRRDDATVLALGPHLGMR, via the coding sequence ATGAACACCGGCTCGACCGTACGCACTCTGCACATCGCCATAGACCATCCGAGCGCCGTGCAGAGCGCCGCCGGCCAGGCTCGCTCGCTCGCGATCGCCTGCGAGATGCCGGGAGCGCTGCCCGACCAGGCGGCGGTCCTCGCGAGCGAGCTGGCCAGCAACATCATCAAACACGCGCGCAACGGTTCGCTGTTCGTCCAGCGCTCGCCCCTCGTGGGCGGCATGGACGTCGTCGCCGTCGACAGCGGCCCCGGCATGCCCGACATCGGCATGAGCCTCAGGGACGGGTACAGCACCACCAAGACGATGGGCGCCGGCCTGGGCGCCGCACGCCGTATCGCCACCGACTTCGCCATCCGCTCCACCGCGGAACTCGGCACGCTCGCCCACGCCCGCCTCGCCCCGCCCGGCGCCGCGCGGTCCGCGGGCGCCACCGGGGCGCTCTGCCTGCCCGCCGACGGGGAGGACGCGAGCGGCGACGGGTACGCCGTCGCGGAACAGGACGGCATACGCACCGCGTTGGTCATCGACGGCCTCGGCCACGGACCCGAGGCGGCCGCCGCGACCCAGCGGGCCGAGCGCACCTTCCTCGCCCACCCCCACGCACCGCTGGCCGAGATCATGACCGCACTGCACAAGGCACTGCGACACACCCGCGGCGCCGCCGTCGCCGCCCTGCGCGTCGCCCCCGGGCGCGCCGAATACTGTGGCGTGGGCAACGTCCGTGCCGTGACGTTGACCTCCGAAGGCGTCAACCACCAGCTCACCGGGCAGGCGGGCATCGTCGGATACACCCTGCCCACCCCGAGGAGCCGGTTCGTGGACCTGACCCCGCACACCAGCGTCGTCCTGCACACCGACGGCATCGACCACCGGTGGGCGTACGCCGCCACGACCGCCCGCCTCACCCTGCCCCCCGCACTCCTCGCGGCCTCGCTGGCCCACACGCACCGACGTCGCCGCGACGATGCCACCGTCCTCGCTCTTGGCCCCCACCTGGGAATGAGATGA
- a CDS encoding anti-sigma regulatory factor, whose protein sequence is MSDPTRSGSTPDDDVRTVHAIRSEEDLLTVRHAVRDATQRAGFGLVDQTRIVTAASELARNAYVHGGGGTLSLETVGQGDRRGLRLEVSDEGPGIADLDRAFTDGYTTGAGLGHGLGGARRLMHEFHVDSSPGLGTTITALRWNERR, encoded by the coding sequence CTGTCCGACCCGACGCGCTCCGGGAGCACCCCGGACGACGACGTCCGTACGGTCCACGCCATCCGCTCCGAGGAGGACCTCCTCACCGTGCGGCACGCGGTCCGGGACGCGACGCAGCGCGCCGGCTTCGGCCTCGTGGACCAGACGCGCATCGTCACCGCCGCCAGCGAACTCGCCCGCAACGCCTACGTGCACGGCGGGGGCGGCACCCTGTCCCTGGAGACCGTCGGACAGGGCGACCGGCGCGGGCTCCGGCTCGAGGTGAGCGACGAGGGTCCTGGCATCGCCGACCTCGACCGGGCGTTCACCGACGGGTACACGACCGGTGCGGGCCTCGGGCACGGCCTGGGCGGTGCCCGCCGTCTCATGCACGAGTTCCACGTGGACTCGTCGCCGGGCCTCGGCACCACCATCACGGCGCTGCGCTGGAACGAACGACGATGA
- a CDS encoding STAS domain-containing protein, which translates to MSGALSGVPILRLGDVLVTGLLNELDDKAAIAVTEELTERIVADRARAILIDISRLEIIDSFVARTLMELTTTARLLGARVIVAGMRPAVAITLVELGLELSGVETTLNAEQGMIALGWQPAPRPPKGAPVVPLR; encoded by the coding sequence GTGAGCGGCGCTTTGAGCGGCGTCCCGATCCTGCGCCTCGGCGACGTCCTGGTCACCGGCCTGCTCAACGAACTCGACGACAAGGCGGCCATCGCCGTCACCGAGGAGCTGACCGAGCGGATCGTCGCCGACCGTGCGCGCGCGATCCTCATCGACATCTCGCGGCTCGAGATCATCGACTCGTTCGTGGCCCGTACGCTGATGGAACTGACGACCACGGCCCGGCTGCTCGGCGCCCGGGTGATCGTGGCCGGCATGCGGCCGGCCGTCGCCATCACCCTGGTGGAACTCGGCCTGGAGCTGTCCGGTGTGGAGACGACCCTCAACGCGGAGCAGGGCATGATCGCGTTGGGCTGGCAGCCGGCTCCTCGACCCCCAAAGGGGGCCCCTGTTGTCCCTCTACGGTGA